Proteins encoded within one genomic window of Manis pentadactyla isolate mManPen7 chromosome 4, mManPen7.hap1, whole genome shotgun sequence:
- the MCL1 gene encoding induced myeloid leukemia cell differentiation protein Mcl-1, whose product MFGLKRNAVIGLNLYCGGAGLGTGSGGASPSGGRLLAVGKEAAARREAGGEEAGAVIGGSTGASPPAAIAPDARRVARPSPIGAESPDVTTTPARLLFFAPTRRMSPPEEMEAPAADAIMSPEEELDGYEPESLGKRPAVLPLLELVGEPSNGPGTDGSLPSTPPAEEEDDELYRQSLEIISRYLQEQATGSKDVKPMDGSGAASRKALETLRRVGDGVQRNHETAFQGMLRKLDIKNEDDVKSLSRVMVHVFSDGVTNWGRIVTLISFGAIVAKHLKSINQESCIVPLAESITDVLVRTKRDWLVKQRGWDGFVEFFHVEDLEGGIRNVLLAFAGVAGVGAGLAYLIR is encoded by the exons ATGTTTGGCCTCAAAAGAAACGCAGTAATCGGACTCAACCTCTACTGTGGGGGGGCCGGATTGGGGACCGGCAGCGGCGGCGCCTCGCCTTCGGGGGGGCGGCTTCTGGCTGTGGGGAAGGAGGCCGCAGCTAGGCGGGAGGCAGGGGGTGAGGAAGCCGGTGCGGTGATTGGCGGAAGCACCGGCGCGAGTCCCCCGGCCGCGATCGCGCCAGATGCCCGGAGGGTCGCGCGGCCCTCGCCCATTGGCGCCGAGAGCCCCGACGTCACTACGACCCCCGCGAGGCTGCTGTTCTTCGCGCCCACCCGCCGCATGTCGCCGCCTGAAGAAATGGAAGCCCCAGCTGCCGACGCCATCATGTCGCCCGAAGAGGAGCTGGACGGGTACGAGCCGGAGTCTCTCGGGAAGCGGCCGGCTGTTTTGCCCTTGCTGGAGTTGGTCGGGGAGCCTAGTAATGGCCCTGGCACTGACGGCTCACTACCCTCGACACCCCCAGCAGAGGAGGAGGACGACGAATTGTACCGTCAGTCGCTGGAGATTATCTCTCGGTACCTTCAGGAGCAGGCTACTGGCTCCAAGGACGTGAAGCCAATGGACGGGTCTGGGGCCGCCAGCCGGAAGGCGTTAGAGACCCTACGAAGGGTCGGGGATGGTGTGCAGCGCAACCACGAGACGGCCTTCCAAG GCATGCTTCGTAAACTGGACATCAAAAACGAAGACGATGTCAAATCTTTGTCTCGAGTGATGGTCCATGTTTTCAGTGACGGCGTAACAAACTGGGGCAGGATTGTGACTCTCATTTCTTTTGGTGCCATTGTGGCCAAACACTTGAAGAGTATAAACCAAGAAAGCTGCATCGTACCATTAGCAGAAAGCATCACAGATGTTCTCGTAAGGACAAAACGAGACTGGCTAGTCAAACAAAGAGGCTGG gatgGTTTTGTGGAATTCTTCCATGTAGAGGACCTAGAAGGTGGCATCAGAAATGTGCTGTTGGCATTTGCAGGTGTTGCTGGGGTAGGAGCTGGTTTGGCATATCTAATAAGATAG